From the Corvus cornix cornix isolate S_Up_H32 chromosome 21, ASM73873v5, whole genome shotgun sequence genome, the window TCTCTCAGTTGCTCACttcttgctgctttgtttctcGTGGCAGgtacctgcagctgctggatggCAAAGACAACTACCCGTGCCTGGTGGATGCTGAAGGTGCTGTGATTTCCTTCCCACCAATAACCAATAGTGAGAAAACAAAGGTACTTCCCGTTCGTTATTAATTTATGTTAATAATTAAACAGTGTTTCCCTCTACTGAGAGGTGTTTAACTCGAAGACGTACGCAGTTCTGTGAAAGTTGTGCTTGCATTCCACATACAAACTCTCACAGCCTGTGTCATATGGGCCCCACTGTCAGACTGAGAGGGACCTGGGAGTTACAGTTTTACCTCTGGAAATCTGTTCCAAAGCACCAGCCTGCCTGTGCAAAAGCTTTGTGGAAGGGCAAGAACGTGGTTTTTGACTGGTAAAGAAGAGCAGAGCTTTGCCCCTGCTTAAACTGAGTGAAAGCCTTCAGCTCTTTGTACTGGGACGTGTCCAGGGGGCTGTGGGTGAGGTGCTCTGACTCCTGACTTGCTTCATCTCTGAAACTCTTGCAGATTAGAAAAGAGACCCGGGACCTGTTTCTGGAAGTGACGAGCGATACCAGTTTACAGATCTGCAAAGATGTGATGGACACCCTTATCCTGGTAGGAAGTTCAGGAAAATATCCTTCTGTTCTTGGCGGGGCTTCTACCAAATGTGTCATTGCTCACATGCATTGAGAAGAGCACGGAAGCTGATTTGTATTTCAGCAGTACTATTATTCCCTCTGATTCATTTTCTGCCACAGAATTGATCTTGttctctgtattttgcttttaacagaaaattGCAGAACTGAACAGATCTACCTTGGAGAACAAGGAAGGCTCTGGTTCAGATATGGAATCAGATGCTCTTTGTGGACCAGGGAATTTGACCCTACCCTTGGTGGTGGAGCAGGTGCGAGTGGTGGACACGGATGGGAACTTGAAAGTACTTTATCCTTCAAAAACTGACCTGGCCACAGTTTCCTCTCTGCTGACTGTGATCCGTTAGCAGCTGCCTGAGCCGAGAGAGgattccatttccttttttttttgttttgttcccatACTCAACAACGCAACTGGTGCACAACaaggtggtttgggtttttaaagaaaagatgcGGAGCATCCTGCTGGGAAGGCAGCGGCTTCAGAGTTTGATGAGCTACAGCAAGGAGAGTTGGGATCTTTCAGCCTTAACAGAGATCGTCAGTGTTAGGCCTGGGCAGAAAGAGCAGCATCTTCCAATGTGGGCTGAAGGCAGAGAAGGTGCTGGATGTCAGAACGCAGTAGAGAAAATCATTACGATGTTTAAAGCAAGCACAGTCACATTTTTCTGCAAGATCACTTTTTCCTCCTGGTGTTTCATCTGGATCGTTATTTTGGCAGCAGAGGAATGCAGTAATTGACAGTGTGGAACGGAGGTCCTCTGCTGGGTACAACCTGGAGTCAGAATGCCAAAGCACTTTGCTGACATCTTGTTCtgcacaattttatttttatctggaGTAACCGGACATTTAGTTGCTGTCAGAAGCGTTTAATTGCTGTCAGAACTTGAGGGATGTGTTTTAACATGATGGTTTCTGTGCTCAGGCATGAGCATAGCTTCCATTTTTAAGGGGTTTGTTGAGTCGGCTGCAGGGTTTGTGTGTCCCAGTGCATTTCAGGGCCGTCCTCCATCCCTGTGGCAATTGTGGTGACCCTGTGTGTGCCTGGAGAGTTACTGTGATCGAGCACTGGCTTTGTTCTTGCTGAGGAGGTTCAGGTCCATCCAGAGCTGCCTCAAACTGACACTGCTGAACTCCCTGTCCCCCCAAAATACAGGCACTGATGCCCAGAGTGATCCTCCTGGAGCTTTCTGCCCTACCCACATATTTTTACCTTCCAAAATACGGGCAGTTGGAGCAGTTCTCGTTTGGCAATCTGTGGGTGACCTCTGTGCGTGGGTGAGCACTGGTGTGAACTCACACCTCTCCCTGAGCCAGGGTGACCTCCACATTGACTCTCTTCTGGTAAAAATGGTATGTCAGAGCTCTAACTGAACTGATACTGTGTCAAATACATCCCCGTGTTGGGACTTGCACatggaatggaaaaataaagcagctctTGCAGCCATGGCACTGTCGCTCGTTTTGGCATTGGTGGACGTTCAGTTGTGTCACTTAGAagcttcccaaaggaaaaatgggaatttcacACTTCCCAGCTGCTTATAGCCAAGCAATCCTTGTGCTTCaggcttctctgggcagtcaAGTGTTAACAGATGAAGGACTTAAAGTGACTTGTGCTCTGAGTCGGCTGAAACAATTGAATCAGATACTCCCACAGAACCCGGTGTCAGTAAAATGAGTTTAATTTGTTGTTAAGTCACCAGCTCAGAGCTGAGAACCCAGAGCCTGAGGCTGGTGATGGGTTCTGGCTCAGCCATCAGGGTGGCTTTTCTATCTTGGAAGAGTACTTTCTCCTTGCTGTGGTAGGTGAGGCCGCGTGGCTGTCGCTGCTGACCCGGGACACCCTGCTACCCTTGTTCTTCAGCATCTGCTGGAACTCCGTCCGCTCGttaaagattttctgaaaatcagcGATATGTAAAGAGGTGGGAAGGCTGAGAGCACCACTGCAAAGTGTTCTCTTACCTCAGCAGtcctttcctggctgctggaagTTGTTTGGAAGAGCCACGTACCTGCATTGCCTCCAGCACCTGGTCGTCCGTGAGCTCACCCGGGGGGTCCTGGATGCCCTCCACGCTGAACGTAGCCTGGATTATTTTGCTTCGATACCTTTCAAACTTTGCATAAAAGAGGAGAGCAGGTGTGTTTAGTCTTTTTGTGCAATTCCCTTGGCATTTGCATGGATTTACAGAGACTGCACTGTCAGTCTCTTGGGCAAAGGACTGGTGAACGATGAGATGGAAAGTGTCTATGTGAAATTACAGGCAGTTTGGGCTTCACTGAAAGTGCTGTGGTAATCATGTGGGTCTAGGTGGGCCAAGGCTCTTCCCCAGGTACATCTGCCTGCAGGGAGATGACTTTAAGGTTCTTGTTACCTCGAGTCTGGTACGATGTTAGAAATCTGGTGATGTATCTGATCTGAACTCAAGTTTCTCAAGCGTTTCTGGTATTTGAGGCCTGTTTGCTTTATAAGCAAGCAGCTGGGGAACAAATGGACTCAGATTCCCAAGTGTGTCCCAAGAGGGAGACAGGGTTCTGAGGTGGAAGAGGCCACGCTTACCTTGGTGCTGATGCGTTCCAGTGCCACTCTGGTTTGCAGTTCCTTGAGCTGCAGTgcctcagcctggctctggaTCTCCTTCTTGGCCTGTTTCTGCTCCAGGAGGTGGAGGCGGGTGGTCACAACCTCGGCCCGCAGCTGGCTGATTGTCTCCTGTAACTCACTGATCAGCTTGTTCTGCTCAGCCAGCTGGGATTCCTGTTCCATAACAACCTGAGCAGATACAGAAATCCAGCTGTTACTGTCGGGAAGGAAGCAGTTTTGGCCTTATCTTCCCAGTATTTAGTCCAAATGCTTCCTGGGCAGAATCTACAGACTAACAACCTCACCAGTACTGGTAGCTGTTATTACTTGGTGTTTTCTCTAAAACCACTTGGATTGACTAGGGGTTTTATATGGCAAACTCTCCCAACCCAATGAAGCAGCAAATACCAGACTTTTCTGTAGAGGCTTTGCACAAATTCACCTGTTGAAGGTTGTGGTTCTCCTCCTCCATCATCACCATCgtttcttcctgcttctgttcttctgtCAGGCTGcaaaactggaaggaaaatattttacacttcAGTTTCGCAGCTACAGGTGCCCCTCCTGCCTATGAGAGAGGGAACTGTTGCAAAAATCCTAaattcccagctgccagctttCCTGCCAGCCACAGCCACCACACTCTTGGGCTGTACCTTGTTAGAGACAGCTTGGAGCTGGATTTCTTGCTCTCTGAGCTGCTTCTGgagcatttccttttcagatcTGATTCTCCGAAGCTTGGATTCTTGGATCTCCATCTGTCTTTGCAAGGAAGAGATGGCACCTGTAAAGTGGGAGTACTCTTAGTAAAGCAAATCCCTGCTGAACgtgctgtggctgctttttGCAGGTGAGCATAAGCAAAGCCACTGTGGGAACAGTCTGGGAACAGACTTGGGTCATGTTAATGCTGCAGCCACAGTGATTCTGGGTGATAATGTGGCTTGTGGTGCTTTGCTGGGATGTGGGTTTgtacagcctggagaagaaaaggtggTTTCACTTCAGGGTGACCTagttgtggccttccagtaccaCAAGGAGCcgacaagaaagatggagactGTTTGCAAGGGCCTGGACTGACAGGACAACGGAGAACGGCTTCACATTGATAAAGAgcagggttagattggatattaggaaaaaattcttctctgtgagggtggggaggccctggcaccgggtgcccagagaagctgtggctgccccatcgCTGGcagtgtccgaggccaggttggacgtGGCTTGTAGCCACCTGcgacagtggaaggtgtccctgtccattGCAGGGAGTGGAACTGAGTGAGCTTTAAgttccctccaacccaaaccattctgtgactccatGTGTGTTAAACCACCGggctctgtgtgctctgtgctgctctgagcacacgggGAGTGGGCACCTcgagccctgctctgccactgcGTGCCCCAGGACTCTGATCGGGGCTTTCTCTGCTGCGTTTCCTCATGTTCTTCACTCCCAAGGGGAGaaagaaagtgttttcaaaagaaGCGGCTTTTCAGCCTCGCTGTGTGAGCAGCACCCTGTAATGTTCTCAAGGTCAAAGGAGCCGAATTGAATGAGACCTAGGCAGGTAAAGGTGTGCGCTGGGCACCTCCCGCGGTACCTATGGCCATCTTGTGGTCATCCTTGGCTTTCCGCAGCTCCTCCCGGAGCTGTCCCACGGCTTCGGTGAGCGCTGGTCCCTGCGAGCCGCCATCGGCTTCCATCGCTGGGCCGGGGCCCGGGGCCTCTCCGGCACCGCGGGGCTCGGAGCGGGGCCGCTGCCGGGCAACGGCGTGAGGCGGGGGGGGCCTTCCGCTTCCGAGTCAGCGGGGCCGGGCCATGGGGCGGAGGAGGAAGACGCTGCACGACTACGCGGCCGAGTTCTCGGAGCTGTCGGTGCGGCGGGAGCCGGCGGGGCCGAGCGCGCCGGGCCCGGACGGCGCCGTGGAGACGCTGTTGTGCACGCCGTGCCAGCTGCCCCTGAGGGTGCGCCGCGACCGCATCCTGGAGCACCTCAGCTCGGGCCGCCACTGCCGCAACCGCCGCCTGCTCCGGCAGCTCGGGCTGCGCGCCCCGGGGCTCCGGTGAGGCACCGACCGCTGCTCGGGCTCACCCgccccatccctgcctcacccgccccttccctgcctcacCCGCCCCATCTCAGTCTCACCCCACCGACCCCTGCTCGGGCTCAGCCGGCCCTTCCCTGCCTCACCCGACCTCAAAACAGTGTctccagcaggaccagggcagtgctcatccctgtgctgggcactgctgaggccccTCGAGTGCCTTCTGTCCTTCACTACAAAAGAaacattgaggggctggagcgtgtccagagaagggcacaagatggggaagggtctggggaGTCAGTCCTacgaggagtggctgagggagctgtgggaggcacttagtgctgtggtttagttgacaaggaggtatcagtcaaaggttggccctgatgatcttggaggtttTGTCGAACCTTAATAATTCTTTAATTCTCTGTCTCACCCAACCCCATTCAAAAAGCGTTTAGACAATGCCCTCACATGATGGCGTTCTTGGGGTGTTCTTATGCAGGAGATGGgttcagtgatccttgtgggtctcttccagctcaggatattttCTGATCTCTgtctcctcagctctgcaggtccCGATTCCAGCCTGAGCCTGAGTCTGCCCCTGCCGCTCGACgtgccctccctgctctcccatccctccttcATCATCACCACTGGATCCAGCACCGGCTACAGCATGGTCCCTTCGCCACCCTCCTACCACAAGCTGCTGGTTCCCCACCACCCCATCACCGCCGCGCACAGGGACGACCCAACGCCCTCCACCTCCGCCAGCCACCCCTCACCACTGGCCACTTTCCACACCAGGATGGCACCTCTTGGCCAAAGTGGGGCTGCACCTGATGCCTCCAACAGCCCGGCACCCCCCTCATGTCATGGTGGCAGCAGCGTTGGCCTCGTGCTCTTCGGTGCGGGGCTCGTGAGCAAAGCCTTGTTGCAAAGCCTGGCGGAGGAAAcgggctgctgcctgctgtaCGTGGTGGAGGATCGGCCGGAGGAGGTGGAACGTGCCTTCGGCGCCGAGCTCCCGGCTGGCACCAGGGCGCTGCGGCTGCAGGAC encodes:
- the CCDC27 gene encoding coiled-coil domain-containing protein 27; amino-acid sequence: MEADGGSQGPALTEAVGQLREELRKAKDDHKMAIGAISSLQRQMEIQESKLRRIRSEKEMLQKQLREQEIQLQAVSNKFCSLTEEQKQEETMVMMEEENHNLQQVVMEQESQLAEQNKLISELQETISQLRAEVVTTRLHLLEQKQAKKEIQSQAEALQLKELQTRVALERISTKFERYRSKIIQATFSVEGIQDPPGELTDDQVLEAMQKIFNERTEFQQMLKNKGSRVSRVSSDSHAASPTTARRKYSSKIEKPP